A window of Primulina tabacum isolate GXHZ01 chromosome 4, ASM2559414v2, whole genome shotgun sequence contains these coding sequences:
- the LOC142543064 gene encoding calcium-dependent protein kinase 2-like produces MGSCCSRSATEDAPSDEAGKVETSVAGPSTHNPSTTPPKMPPPASPNRSPKRSKPTPIGPVLGRPMEDVRATYTIGKELGRGQFGVTHLCTNKHTGEQLACKTIAKRKLANKEDIEDVRREVQIMHHLTGQPNIVELKGAYEDKHSVHLVMELCAGGELFDRIIAKGHYTERAAASLLRTIVQIVHTCHSMGVIHRDLKPENFLLLNKDENAPLKATDFGLSVFYKEGEQFKDIVGSAYYIAPEVLKRKYGPEADIWSVGVMLYILLCGVPPFWAESENGIFNAILQGHVDFTSDPWPSISNGAKDLVRKMLNSDPKQRLTAFQVLNHPWIKEDGEAPDTPLDNAVLNRLKQFRAMNKFKKVALRVIAGCLSEEEIMGLKQMFKSMDTDNSGTITLEELKQGLSKQGTKLSEYEVKQLMEAADADGNGTIDYEEFITATMHMNRMDREEHLYTAFQYFDKDNSGCITIEELEQALREYGMGDEKDIKEIISEVDADNDGNINYEEFVAMMKKGNPEAAANPKKRRDGVFVS; encoded by the exons ATGGGCAGCTGTTGCTCCCGGAGCGCCACCGAGGATGCTCCGTCGGATGAAGCAGGGAAGGTTGAGACCTCAGTCGCAGGGCCATCCACCCATAACCCTTCCACCACTCCTCCAAAAATGCCTCCACCAGCCTCCCCAAACCGTTCCCCCAAGCGTTCCAAGCCCACCCCAATAGGCCCTGTTCTTGGTCGGCCCATGGAAGACGTACGTGCCACCTACACCATAGGCAAAGAGCTTGGCCGTGGGCAATTTGGGGTAACCCATCTCTGTACCAATAAACATACAGGTGAACAGTTGGCCTGCAAGACAATAGCAAAAAGAAAGCTGGCTAATAAGGAAGACATTGAGGATGTAAGAAGGGAGGTACAAATCATGCACCATTTGACAGGACAACCCAACATTGTGGAGCTTAAGGGTGCATATGAGGATAAGCATTCGGTGCATTTGGTGATGGAATTATGCGCCGGAGGAGAGCTTTTTGATCGGATCATTGCTAAGGGGCATTACACGGAACGTGCTGCCGCATCATTGCTCAGAACCATCGTGCAGATTGTGCACACCTGCCATTCCATGGGGGTTATTCATAGGGATCTCAAGCCTGAGAATTTCTTGCTCTTGAATAAGGATGAGAATGCGCCGCTTAAGGCTACAGATTTTGGGCTTTCTGTATTCTACAAAGAGG gaGAACAATTCAAGGACATTGTGGGCAGTGCATATTACATTGCTCCGGAAGTGTTAAAGAGAAAATATGGGCCAGAGGCTGATATTTGGAGTGTTGGAGTCATGTTGTACATACTTCTATGTGGAGTTCCTCCTTTCTGGGCTg AATCTGAAAATGGAATTTTCAATGCCATTCTTCAAGGACATGTTGATTTCACAAGCGATCCTTGGCCATCCATTTCAAATGGTGCAAAGGATCTTGTGAGGAAGATGTTAAATTCGGACCCCAAGCAAAGGCTGACAGCATTCCAAGTGCTAA ATCATCCATGGATCAAAGAGGATGGAGAGGCGCCTGATACACCACTTGATAATGCTGTTTTGAATAGGTTGAAACAATTTAGAGCCATGAATAAGTTCAAGAAAGTCGCACTTCGG GTTATTGCTGGCTGTTTATCAGAGGAAGAAATCATGGGATTGAAACAAATGTTCAAGAGCATGGACACAGATAACAGTGGTACAATAACTCTTGAAGAGCTAAAGCAAGGACTGTCGAAGCAAGGAACTAAACTATCTGAATATGAAGTCAAACAGTTGATGGAGGCT GCTGATGCGGATGGGAATGGGACGATTGACTACGAAGAATTCATCACGGCAACAATGCATATGAATAGAATGGACAGAGAAGAACATCTTTACACAGCATTTCAGTATTTCGATAAAGATAATAGCGG GTGCATTACGATAGAAGAACTAGAGCAAGCTCTAAGAGAATACGGAATGGGTGATGAAAAGGATATAAAGGAAATCATTTCTGAAGTTGATGCTGATAAT GACGGAAATATTAACTATGAAGAGTTTGTGGCAATGATGAAGAAAGGTAATCCAGAAGCAGCAGCAAATCCCAAGAAGAGAAGAGACGGTGTCTTCGTATCATAG